The DNA region TGTCAACCTGGGCAAAAGCTGGCGACGTAACAGAAAAAAACGCTAAAAAAAGCGCAAAAACAACAATTAACCTATTCACTTTAAACTTAAAAACGTGGCTACAATCCATTTAGTCGCAGATTTTTACTATTTATTTTGGTGGCGCAAGTTACGTAACAAAGAGTATATTTCAAAGAAGCTGAACAATAAATATAAAGAAAAAAAATTCAGCACCAAAACAAGCCCTTTTTCTTTAGTGTTTTGACTGTAAATCAGCACAAAAGCCATAGAAAAAAGCATCTTCAGTGCTATTGACCCCATAATGGCCATAATTCCGGCTTCAGGATTCCTTTTTATACCCAAATCAGCAAGAATATAGGCGATGAAAGTGATGCCTGCCAAAAAGATAAACAATACCCAGAATTTAGAAACCAATAACTTCACACCGGGAAGAGCTAAGGGCAGAAAATAAGCAACAAGACCTAAAATGGCTGTATATACTAAATACGAAAGGGTAAACTTGATTAGGCTCAATTTAATATTTTTCACAAAAGTATATATAACTATCGGATTCAACAATCAGGAATCATTTTTATTCAATTGTTTAAAAACCTGGTACATGGCAACAGCCACACCCACCAGGCTCAGTGCCGCAGTAAAGATAGGGGTCTTTGAATTTCTCCACTCATCAATTTTATAGCCCGCAAAGGCAAAAGCACCAATCACTACAAT from Pedobacter africanus includes:
- a CDS encoding AtpZ/AtpI family protein; this translates as MKDPEQRKKGLNTFARYSSISFQMIVVIGAFAFAGYKIDEWRNSKTPIFTAALSLVGVAVAMYQVFKQLNKNDS